From Zhongshania aliphaticivorans, one genomic window encodes:
- a CDS encoding bifunctional 4-hydroxy-2-oxoglutarate aldolase/2-dehydro-3-deoxy-phosphogluconate aldolase — protein MRNLDEIMDLCPVIPVIVIDRAEDAVPLATALYNGGLKVLEITLRTEFGLAAISAIRKALPEAVVGAGTVVTAEDVRNAKAAGAEFLVSPGCTLTLLAAARAEGIPLLPGVNSPSEAMLLLEQGQRHLKFFPAEAAGGVPMLKSILGPLPQLRFCPTGGINPDNAMEYLSLANVACVGGTWMLDKAAIAAGDWAEIERLSRMAAGLAA, from the coding sequence ATGCGCAACTTAGATGAAATTATGGATCTGTGCCCAGTCATTCCGGTTATTGTTATTGATCGTGCAGAGGACGCAGTGCCACTGGCAACTGCGCTTTACAACGGCGGCCTTAAAGTACTTGAGATTACTTTGCGAACAGAGTTTGGTTTGGCGGCCATTAGTGCTATTCGCAAGGCATTACCTGAGGCAGTGGTTGGTGCCGGTACGGTAGTTACCGCTGAAGACGTGCGCAATGCCAAGGCGGCAGGTGCGGAATTTTTAGTAAGTCCGGGCTGTACATTGACGCTGCTTGCAGCCGCTCGCGCCGAAGGTATTCCCTTGTTGCCAGGGGTGAATAGTCCGAGCGAGGCAATGTTATTGCTCGAACAGGGCCAGCGCCACCTAAAATTTTTCCCGGCTGAGGCTGCGGGCGGGGTGCCCATGTTGAAGTCGATATTAGGGCCATTGCCACAATTGCGCTTTTGTCCAACGGGCGGCATAAATCCCGATAACGCGATGGAATATCTTAGCTTGGCCAATGTTGCCTGTGTTGGCGGTACCTGGATGCTGGATAAAGCGGCGATAGCGGCGGGCGATTGGGCAGAAATAGAACGCCTGTCACGCATGGCTGCGGGACTGGCGGCGTAA
- the zwf gene encoding glucose-6-phosphate dehydrogenase, whose product MTEPFDIVIFGGAGDLSFRKLIPALYRSYCEDKLPASSRVIACCRNAQEQSAYLQNADEALQEYLAEGEYRTEAAQAFIEHVYPVELDITESGAFWQTMAELLNEYRQRVRVYYLAIPPAIFGVCCQNLAKYDLVDERSRVVVEKPLGYNADTANAINEEIARYFDESAIYRIDHYLGKETVQNLMALRFTNVIFEQLWDAKSIDHVQISISETVGLEGRAGFYNEAGALRDMVQNHLLQLLCLVAMESPHKMKASSIRAEKVKVLESLRPMRGDDVKRHTVRGQYVAGNHKGKLVPGYLEELAEAQSNTETFVALRAYVDNWRWARVPFYLRTGKRMKQRCAEIVIQYKEVSHRVYDRDAGALAPNRLVIRLQPEESIQLTMMAKDLDTLDMRLQPATLNLNFSDTYKKFKSDAYKRLILDAVSANPSLFIHRDEVAHAWAWIDPIIDAWQSDAQDPHLYRAGTWGPEESDELLAEDGFKWFNAGEQH is encoded by the coding sequence ATGACAGAGCCCTTTGATATTGTCATTTTTGGTGGTGCTGGCGATCTCTCGTTTCGTAAGCTTATTCCCGCGCTGTATCGCAGTTATTGCGAGGACAAATTGCCCGCTAGCTCAAGGGTGATTGCCTGTTGCCGAAATGCGCAAGAACAGTCGGCATACCTGCAGAACGCTGATGAGGCCCTGCAGGAGTACTTAGCTGAAGGCGAGTACAGAACAGAGGCGGCGCAAGCGTTTATTGAACATGTGTATCCGGTAGAGCTTGATATTACTGAGTCGGGTGCTTTTTGGCAGACAATGGCCGAGCTATTAAACGAATATCGCCAGCGGGTGCGGGTGTATTACTTAGCCATTCCGCCCGCTATTTTTGGCGTTTGCTGCCAGAACCTTGCTAAGTATGACTTAGTCGATGAGCGTAGCCGTGTGGTGGTGGAGAAGCCTCTGGGCTATAACGCGGATACAGCCAATGCGATAAATGAGGAGATTGCCCGTTATTTTGATGAATCGGCTATCTACCGCATCGATCATTACCTAGGCAAAGAAACCGTTCAAAACTTAATGGCGTTGCGCTTTACCAATGTTATTTTTGAACAATTGTGGGATGCCAAATCCATTGACCACGTTCAAATTAGTATCTCTGAAACCGTTGGCTTGGAAGGGCGCGCCGGCTTTTACAATGAAGCCGGTGCGCTGCGCGATATGGTGCAAAACCATCTGCTTCAGTTATTGTGTTTGGTGGCTATGGAATCGCCCCACAAGATGAAAGCCAGCAGTATCCGCGCTGAAAAAGTAAAAGTATTAGAGTCTTTGCGACCAATGCGCGGTGACGACGTAAAACGGCATACCGTGCGGGGCCAATACGTTGCCGGCAACCATAAAGGCAAATTGGTGCCCGGCTATCTTGAAGAGTTGGCCGAGGCGCAGAGCAATACCGAAACCTTTGTGGCCCTGCGCGCCTATGTCGACAATTGGCGCTGGGCGCGGGTGCCATTTTACCTGCGTACCGGCAAACGCATGAAGCAGCGTTGTGCCGAGATTGTTATTCAATACAAAGAGGTTTCTCATCGCGTTTACGATCGTGATGCGGGTGCCTTGGCGCCCAACCGCTTAGTCATTAGATTGCAGCCAGAAGAAAGTATTCAGCTCACTATGATGGCCAAAGATCTCGACACCTTGGATATGCGTCTGCAGCCCGCCACCCTCAATCTTAATTTTTCCGACACCTACAAAAAGTTTAAAAGCGACGCCTATAAGCGCTTGATTCTCGATGCGGTGTCGGCCAATCCGAGCTTGTTTATTCATCGCGATGAAGTGGCCCATGCCTGGGCTTGGATAGATCCAATTATTGATGCCTGGCAATCGGATGCTCAGGATCCTCATTTGTATAGGGCTGGAACGTGGGGGCCAGAGGAATCTGACGAGCTGCTCGCCGAAGATGGTTTTAAATGGTTTAACGCTGGAGAGCAGCATTAA
- a CDS encoding SIS domain-containing protein — protein MNILHLIKVQRDQLSKAEAKVADEILAAPEEAMNMATAELASRAGVSDPMVSRFCRSVSCNSFPELKVQLAKALAHRASFISEAVSKGDTAHTIIEKRINANQAALEYLRSHLDTQSIDAAVKAMSGARQIIIAGMGGAAAIAKDAQHKLFRLGIPTVAYDDHLMMRMAAAGASSKDCFLIFSVTGRTNAMIEIAELAKQSQVTLITITNPDSPLAKLADITITSGDELEDTTIYVPMTTRIIILTIIDIIATALALAQGPAAEAQLTKVKHSLDTTKRKASAERKTSKNSKP, from the coding sequence ATGAACATTCTGCATTTAATCAAAGTTCAGCGTGATCAGCTCAGTAAAGCCGAGGCCAAGGTCGCAGATGAAATTTTGGCGGCGCCAGAAGAGGCGATGAATATGGCAACCGCCGAGCTTGCTAGCCGTGCGGGAGTCAGTGACCCTATGGTGTCGCGCTTTTGCCGCAGCGTGAGCTGCAACAGCTTTCCGGAACTTAAAGTACAACTTGCTAAAGCCCTAGCCCACCGCGCCAGCTTTATTAGTGAAGCGGTATCAAAAGGCGATACAGCCCATACCATTATCGAAAAACGCATTAACGCCAATCAAGCGGCACTTGAATATTTGCGCAGTCACCTCGACACCCAATCGATAGATGCCGCGGTTAAAGCCATGAGCGGTGCGCGGCAAATTATTATTGCAGGCATGGGCGGAGCCGCCGCCATCGCCAAAGATGCGCAACATAAACTATTTCGTCTTGGGATTCCCACCGTAGCCTACGACGACCATCTAATGATGCGAATGGCCGCCGCTGGCGCTTCGTCAAAAGACTGTTTTTTAATATTCTCAGTAACCGGCCGCACCAACGCTATGATTGAAATAGCCGAATTGGCGAAACAAAGCCAAGTGACCCTGATCACGATTACTAATCCCGATTCGCCATTAGCCAAACTGGCCGATATCACCATTACCTCTGGTGACGAGCTGGAAGACACTACCATTTACGTACCGATGACCACTCGAATTATTATCTTAACCATCATCGATATAATAGCAACGGCCTTAGCCCTCGCTCAGGGTCCCGCCGCCGAAGCCCAACTAACAAAAGTGAAACACAGCCTCGATACTACCAAGCGTAAGGCAAGCGCTGAGCGCAAAACCTCAAAAAACAGTAAGCCCTAA
- the pgl gene encoding 6-phosphogluconolactonase — translation MAAVEYCFDERQSLVTALVDHISELLNKAITERGSASFLVSGGSSPQAVYEALAERQLDWSKVVVALVDERWVTQEHAASNEAFIRRSLLQSRAAAARFIGMKTAAHSAEAGLQDCETRFAALPPKADVCLLGMGSDGHTASLFPYGAGLAHAMSSGDARCAVIHAQQSEVTGAHTERMSLTLPYLSAARQRILLITGSEKYEVYCAAKASSDFMSTPVSAVLNTDVDVYWAP, via the coding sequence ATGGCGGCGGTCGAGTATTGCTTTGACGAGCGACAGTCCTTAGTGACAGCCCTGGTGGATCACATAAGTGAGCTGCTTAATAAGGCGATTACCGAGCGAGGCTCAGCAAGTTTTTTGGTGTCGGGTGGAAGTAGTCCACAAGCGGTTTATGAAGCACTTGCGGAGCGTCAGCTCGATTGGTCTAAGGTCGTAGTGGCGCTTGTCGATGAGCGTTGGGTGACGCAAGAGCACGCTGCGAGCAATGAGGCGTTTATCCGCCGGTCCTTGTTGCAGAGCCGCGCTGCCGCAGCGAGGTTTATTGGTATGAAAACGGCGGCTCACTCAGCTGAAGCAGGCTTACAAGACTGCGAAACGCGGTTTGCTGCGCTACCGCCTAAGGCTGATGTGTGCCTGTTAGGAATGGGCAGTGACGGTCACACCGCATCGCTATTTCCCTACGGCGCAGGGCTGGCTCATGCAATGTCGTCAGGCGATGCGCGTTGCGCGGTAATACACGCGCAGCAGAGTGAAGTGACTGGCGCCCACACTGAGCGTATGAGCTTAACGTTGCCCTATTTGTCGGCGGCTCGGCAGCGAATTTTGCTTATTACGGGCAGTGAAAAATATGAGGTGTATTGCGCAGCAAAGGCCAGCAGCGACTTTATGTCGACACCGGTCAGCGCAGTGTTAAATACCGATGTGGATGTGTATTGGGCCCCGTAA